One genomic window of Paenisporosarcina antarctica includes the following:
- a CDS encoding response regulator transcription factor: MYRIMMIEDDEKIRQIVADTLKKWQYDVVEVTQFDQVLTEFEQTNPHLVLLDINLPVFDGYYWCQQLRLISKVPIIFLSSRTQNMDIIMAINMGGDDFIQKPFDLDILVTKISALIRRKYTYQEDENISFIHQGLKLYVTNSTIEYKGQSTELSRNEFILLQLMMRNIGKIISREDLMQALWNEEQFVDDNTLTVNVNRMRRKIATLGLEEFIVTRKGMGYLIE; encoded by the coding sequence ATGTATAGAATAATGATGATAGAAGACGATGAAAAAATTAGACAGATTGTCGCTGACACTTTGAAAAAGTGGCAGTATGATGTAGTGGAAGTGACCCAATTTGATCAGGTACTAACGGAATTTGAGCAGACAAATCCACACCTCGTACTATTAGATATCAATCTTCCAGTTTTTGATGGATACTACTGGTGTCAGCAATTACGCTTGATTTCCAAGGTACCGATTATATTCCTTTCATCTAGAACTCAGAATATGGATATCATTATGGCAATTAATATGGGTGGGGATGATTTTATCCAGAAGCCATTTGACTTGGATATCCTTGTCACGAAAATCAGTGCGCTCATCCGCCGGAAATATACCTACCAGGAAGATGAGAACATCAGTTTCATCCATCAGGGATTGAAATTATATGTAACCAATTCAACAATTGAATATAAAGGGCAAAGCACTGAGCTAAGCCGGAATGAATTCATCCTTTTACAATTGATGATGCGGAATATCGGAAAAATCATTTCGCGCGAAGACTTAATGCAGGCACTATGGAATGAAGAACAGTTCGTCGATGATAACACATTGACCGTGAACGTGAACCGGATGCGCAGAAAAATCGCTACTCTTGGACTGGAGGAGTTCATTGTCACCCGTAAAGGAATGGGGTATTTGATCGAATGA
- a CDS encoding sensor histidine kinase, translating into MTFLRYLTYEKTYIYLYLAVFLISAAVFFTDSNGGWAWGTFFYAFALSSIVLFGFLLVRYQQNVRVVQRMKSEDYDTLSLEGEFAKEYIDELKNRHIREMNQIQNRQNEHYDFIIAWFHEIKTPIAVLRLLQQTDMDANSLREEITKIENYIDQALYYAKLDSFNQDYDIQNCDMIQITKEIVKAHSKTFFSKKIRINMLSDSLIVQSDPKWLQFIVNQLLTNSLKYTELGGEITISAFETPQEKQWLIRDSGIGISQKDLPRIFNRGFTGETGRTYTKSTGMGLYLAQQLSNKLGHYISCKSEVREFTQFIIHFPLDSDPYLILQKIHDE; encoded by the coding sequence ATGACCTTCCTTCGCTATCTAACCTATGAAAAGACTTATATTTATCTATATCTAGCTGTTTTCCTAATCTCGGCCGCGGTATTTTTTACCGATAGCAATGGCGGCTGGGCATGGGGGACGTTCTTCTATGCTTTCGCCCTATCCTCGATCGTATTATTCGGATTTTTATTAGTTCGCTATCAGCAAAATGTACGTGTGGTCCAACGAATGAAAAGTGAGGATTATGACACTTTGTCGTTAGAAGGAGAATTTGCTAAAGAGTACATTGATGAGCTGAAGAACCGGCATATCCGTGAAATGAATCAGATTCAAAACAGGCAGAATGAGCATTATGATTTTATCATCGCCTGGTTCCATGAGATAAAAACACCGATTGCGGTTCTTCGCTTACTGCAGCAAACCGATATGGACGCCAACAGTTTAAGGGAAGAGATCACGAAGATTGAAAATTACATTGATCAAGCTCTCTATTATGCCAAGCTCGATAGCTTTAACCAGGATTACGATATTCAAAATTGTGACATGATCCAGATTACGAAAGAGATCGTAAAGGCTCATTCGAAAACCTTTTTCTCAAAAAAAATCCGCATTAATATGCTGTCAGATTCACTGATTGTTCAAAGTGATCCTAAATGGCTACAGTTTATCGTCAATCAGTTATTGACAAATAGTTTAAAATATACAGAACTTGGCGGGGAGATTACCATTTCAGCATTCGAAACACCGCAAGAAAAACAGTGGCTGATTCGGGACAGTGGTATTGGTATTAGCCAAAAAGACCTTCCACGAATTTTTAATCGTGGGTTTACCGGAGAAACGGGACGAACATACACGAAGTCGACTGGAATGGGTTTATATTTAGCCCAACAGTTAAGTAACAAATTAGGACATTATATTAGTTGTAAGTCGGAAGTGAGAGAGTTCACTCAATTTATTATTCACTTCCCGCTAGATAGCGATCCGTATTTAATCCTACAAAAAATACACGATGAGTAA
- a CDS encoding ABC transporter permease, translating to MNLVDLSWRNMKRNFRLYTIYFISMFVGVVIYFTFSGLMFNEDVVAAIQNKENYKTVILIASIIVFLFIVCFILYANSFFMKQRKKEFGMYLLYGMKERQVATMVFFETLFLSAISVSSGILIGGLLSKFFGAVLMNLMHYNDDISFAFPLEAIVSTILLFALLIGIITIQSYFNVRRVQLVELFHAKEKIDKPFKFSMTLAILSIILITASYYTITISGDTDIWKDCFKETLFATTVALIVGTYLFFRQFSGWILQRMSQSKNYFNGTKMLWISSLRFSIRGNTVNFTFISLISAIVIFGVGFIAVDYAVKGEVVKKEYPNHIAFSSQGNETQKQIEQIMNDSHPIIGHETITGIQTEKIPNRKPFFSHPEYYTEDFYLFPESKLNAIVDLREVGEKVDLEGEEAIVLTRGLDEPKKYKSPQPEITLLEDNTFHIVEKIRYPLLSIPTSPGGNSNLQPSVLVISDEAFEYLKENHTLSSYEIYQIEDSKTSNDVSRKIFDIVMKAEGEGAYYSAYIDMHSIDTESSSLILFSVAFFAVIALFALGSVIYFKQLREATEEREHYAILRKIGVEDKEIKKIIGKQLLFVFLPPLILGLVHSWFLLYYTVILIIKDLPSLTTIIFSVMGLYVLIYLIFYVSSTSIYYKIINEKNTR from the coding sequence ATGAACTTAGTTGATTTATCATGGAGGAATATGAAGCGGAACTTCCGTTTGTATACCATATATTTCATTTCCATGTTTGTCGGGGTTGTCATTTACTTTACCTTTTCCGGTTTAATGTTTAACGAGGACGTAGTTGCAGCAATTCAAAATAAAGAAAATTATAAAACGGTAATTCTCATTGCATCCATTATCGTCTTTTTGTTTATTGTGTGTTTTATTTTGTACGCTAACTCATTTTTCATGAAGCAGCGGAAAAAAGAATTTGGTATGTATTTACTATACGGGATGAAAGAAAGACAAGTTGCCACAATGGTCTTTTTTGAAACGTTATTTCTGAGTGCCATTTCTGTATCCAGCGGTATATTAATCGGCGGATTATTATCGAAATTTTTTGGTGCAGTATTAATGAACTTAATGCACTACAATGACGACATATCTTTTGCTTTTCCATTAGAAGCGATCGTCTCAACTATTCTGTTATTCGCTTTATTAATCGGCATTATTACTATTCAAAGTTATTTTAATGTCCGTCGTGTGCAGTTAGTTGAATTGTTTCATGCAAAAGAAAAAATAGACAAACCGTTTAAATTTTCCATGACTTTGGCGATATTGTCCATTATATTGATTACAGCATCCTACTACACGATTACCATATCAGGAGATACTGACATATGGAAAGATTGTTTTAAAGAAACATTATTTGCTACCACAGTGGCATTGATTGTCGGAACGTATTTATTTTTCCGCCAGTTTTCCGGTTGGATTTTACAAAGAATGAGTCAAAGTAAAAATTACTTTAATGGTACCAAAATGTTATGGATTTCCTCCCTTCGGTTTTCTATTCGAGGAAATACAGTAAACTTTACGTTTATATCATTGATTAGTGCCATTGTCATCTTTGGTGTTGGATTTATTGCTGTAGATTACGCCGTTAAAGGTGAAGTTGTAAAAAAAGAATATCCGAACCATATTGCCTTTTCGTCGCAAGGTAATGAAACACAAAAACAGATTGAACAAATTATGAATGACTCGCATCCAATTATTGGTCATGAAACAATTACGGGAATTCAAACAGAAAAAATTCCAAATAGAAAACCGTTTTTTAGCCATCCCGAATATTACACAGAGGATTTTTATCTTTTCCCTGAGTCAAAATTAAATGCAATTGTTGATTTACGTGAAGTAGGTGAAAAAGTAGATTTAGAAGGTGAAGAAGCGATTGTTTTAACAAGGGGTTTAGATGAACCGAAAAAATATAAAAGTCCTCAGCCTGAAATTACCTTACTAGAAGACAATACATTTCATATAGTCGAAAAAATACGGTACCCGTTGTTGAGTATCCCAACTAGTCCTGGTGGAAATTCCAATCTTCAACCTTCTGTACTCGTTATTTCAGACGAAGCTTTTGAGTACTTAAAAGAAAATCATACCCTTTCTTCATATGAAATTTACCAAATCGAAGATTCGAAAACATCCAATGACGTATCACGAAAAATATTCGATATCGTTATGAAAGCAGAAGGAGAAGGAGCATATTATTCAGCCTATATCGATATGCATTCCATCGATACTGAGTCGTCATCTTTAATATTGTTCTCCGTTGCGTTTTTTGCCGTCATTGCATTGTTTGCTTTAGGAAGTGTCATATACTTTAAACAGCTACGCGAAGCTACAGAAGAGCGAGAACACTACGCAATTTTACGTAAAATTGGTGTTGAAGACAAAGAAATAAAAAAGATTATTGGGAAACAATTGCTGTTCGTTTTTTTACCGCCACTAATACTTGGATTGGTACACAGTTGGTTTCTTTTATACTACACAGTCATCCTGATAATAAAAGATTTGCCTTCCTTAACGACGATTATTTTTTCTGTCATGGGATTGTATGTGTTAATTTATCTAATCTTTTACGTATCATCAACATCTATTTACTACAAAATTATCAACGAAAAAAATACACGATGA
- a CDS encoding ABC transporter ATP-binding protein translates to MTTIIQTKNLSKSYGKTQVLKNIDLTIEQGEFTAIMGPSGSGKTTLMNTLSTIDTFTGGDVWIEGQSLLNLKKKALREFRQKRMGFIFQDYNLLDTLTVKENILLPLSLQKTPVIEMEQRLAKLIKALNIEGILQQYPSEISGGQKQRTAAARAIITNPAIVFADEPTGALDSRSATQLLEQIQLLNKTFKTTVMMITHDSYAASYSQRVIFLRDGKIVNEMFKGEQSEKEFFDRILTIQSAIGSDQR, encoded by the coding sequence ATGACTACAATTATACAAACAAAAAACTTATCAAAATCTTACGGAAAGACACAAGTCTTAAAGAATATTGATTTGACGATAGAACAAGGGGAATTCACCGCGATTATGGGTCCATCTGGCTCTGGTAAAACGACATTAATGAATACTCTCTCAACTATCGATACCTTTACTGGCGGGGATGTTTGGATAGAAGGACAATCGTTGTTAAATTTAAAGAAGAAAGCATTACGAGAATTCCGCCAAAAACGAATGGGATTTATTTTTCAAGATTACAATCTACTAGATACCTTAACGGTGAAAGAAAATATCCTGTTACCACTCTCATTACAAAAAACACCTGTAATAGAAATGGAACAGCGATTAGCAAAATTGATTAAAGCTTTAAATATTGAAGGGATTTTACAACAGTATCCTTCTGAAATTTCCGGCGGCCAAAAGCAGCGCACGGCTGCTGCAAGGGCGATCATAACCAATCCGGCGATTGTGTTTGCCGATGAACCAACGGGGGCACTTGATTCAAGGTCTGCCACCCAGTTGCTAGAACAAATTCAATTGCTCAATAAAACATTTAAGACTACAGTTATGATGATTACCCATGATTCGTATGCAGCGAGTTACTCCCAGAGAGTGATTTTTCTCCGTGACGGAAAAATCGTCAATGAGATGTTTAAAGGAGAACAATCTGAAAAAGAATTCTTTGACCGAATCCTAACGATTCAAAGTGCCATAGGGAGTGACCAACGATGA
- a CDS encoding SunI/YnzG family protein has translation MFEVFVKKVNSDIVIRWLLSKITIPIADILTVTTDDTYGGKEKQAIRIGMPYGTTDRVVIITNENTYLLFTTNYISIQKKLNSYIHSIK, from the coding sequence TTGTTTGAAGTATTTGTAAAAAAAGTTAATTCTGATATCGTGATTAGATGGCTATTATCAAAGATAACCATTCCAATAGCTGATATTTTAACAGTTACCACAGATGACACTTATGGCGGAAAAGAAAAACAGGCAATAAGAATTGGAATGCCATATGGTACAACAGATAGAGTAGTTATCATCACAAACGAAAACACATATCTTTTATTTACAACCAACTACATCTCGATACAAAAAAAACTTAACTCGTACATCCATTCAATTAAATAA